The following are from one region of the Nicotiana tabacum cultivar K326 chromosome 3, ASM71507v2, whole genome shotgun sequence genome:
- the LOC142179350 gene encoding mediator of RNA polymerase II transcription subunit 33A-like isoform X1 — protein sequence MKMETVHSIFDRVTELTKLAQEKNTDPLIWAMQLSSSLNSAGVSMPSVAVGEILVNHICWSNNVPIAWKFLEKALTVRIVPPLFVLALLSTRVIPTRRSCPMAYRLYMELLKRYASSLPSLSNGPNYQKIMESINDTLHLSQIFELQGSESGKHVVGYVFMVVWQLLDASLDDEGLLELTAEKKSRWPVATQEMEISNRDGFVGKRVEHREGLCRMNTVLAIEIIGELFGDKLTSMILYLARKNMPTHWDSFMQHLQLLVSNSAALRNSKDISPEALVLLISKNLGVLSRECNTSSRQFFHAVMASGSLAFSASRRDAASTSVLWLPIDLFLEDTMDGLQVAATSSADTLTGLVKALQATNRTTWQDTFFGLWISALRLVNRERDSSEGPVPRLDTCLCLLLSITPLAITNIIEEENDSTSSDQRKESTGKRCQALVSSLQQLHDYEGLLTPPLPAIPLANQAAVKAMMFLSGLSMGSEYFDGMKLNGMPVNCAGNLWHLIVEACIARNILDTSAYLWPGYVKGQCNQVPRSISGPLLGWSSLMKGSLLTPPMVSALVSTPASSLAEIEKIYEIAVDGSDEEKISAATILCGASLARGWNIQEHTVLFITRLLSPCVPSDYCGTESHLISYAPVLNVLLIGISSIDCIQIFSLHGLVPQLAGALMPICEAFGSCAPNISWTLMSEKINSHAVFSNAFTLLLKLWRFDQPPLEHVTRDVPVGSHLTPEYLLLVRNSQLACSEDLLKGQSKSKQLSRTPCRLPEEPIFMDSFPKLKCWYRQNQACIASPLSGLVPGTPVHQIVEALLNFMFRKINSAGQSLTPTTSGSSNSSGSGNEDISPHLKLPAWDVLEAVPFVLDAALTACAHGRLSPRELATGLKDLADFLPASLATIASYFSAEVTRGLWKPAFMNGTDWPSPAANLATVEQQIKKILAATGVDVPSVSVGGNSPAIIPLPLAVLVSLTITYKLERGTDRFLNLVGTALSNLATSCPWPCMPVIAALWMQKVRRWSDFLVFSASRTVFHHSSDAVVQLLRVCFTATLGLGTSSIESNGGVGSLLGHGFGSHFSGGISPVAPGILYLRVHRVVRNVMFMAEEVVTLLMHFVRIIADGGFPAEELEKLKKTRNPMSSLSCHNMESGFPAFCQVSLAAAMTRVKLAASLGASLVWITGGLSLVQALLKETLPSWFISAHRSEPNGGVSEGMVARLRGYVLAYFALLSGTFAWGVDSLSPASKWRPSILGAHLEFLASALDGKITLGCNKATWRAYVSGFIGLMVGCTPKWLLEVDVEVLKRLSKGLKRLNEEVLALALLETSGVGAMGTAAEMIIEGGLNFC from the exons ATTCCTACCCGAAGGAGCTGTCCGATGGCATACAGGCTGTATATGGAACTCCTGAAAAGATATGCTTCTTCATTACCATCTCTAAGTAATGGTCCAAATTATCAAAA GATTATGGAGTCGATAAATGATACTCTTCATCTTTCCCAGATATTTGAACTTCAGGGATCTGAAAGTGGAAAGCATGTGGTTGGATATGTTTTCATGGTTGTATGGCAGTTACTTGATGCCTCACTTGACGATGAAGGATTGCTGGAGCTGACTGCTGAAAAGAAGTCTAGGTGGCCAGTTGCAACTCAAGAAATGGAAATCAGCAATCGTGATGGCTTTGTTGGGAAAAGAGTTGAACATCGTGAAGGATTATGTAGAATGAACACTGTGTTGGCTATTGAAATAATTGGTGAACTTTTTGGGGACAAATTGACGTCCATGATTCTTTACTTGGCACGTAAGAACAT GCCCACACATTGGGATTCTTTCATGCAGCACTTACAACTTCTAGTGTCAAATTCGGCAGCTCTAAGAAACTCCAAGGATATCTCTCCAGAGGCTTTGGTGCTATTGATATCCAAAAACCTTGGAGTCCTGTCCAGGGAATGCAACACAAGCTCACGGCAATTTTTTCACGCTGTTATGGCTTCTGGATCACTTGCATTTTCTGCTAGTCGGCGTGATGCTGCTAGTACATCAGTTCTCTGGCTACCAATTGATCTCTTTCTAGAAGATACCATGGATGGACTTCAAGTGGCAGCTACAAGTTCCGCTGACACTCTAACTG GTCTGGTGAAGGCTCTGCAGGCAACTAACCGTACAACATGGCAGGACACATTTTTTGGATTATGGATTTCAGCCCTAAGGCTTGTTAATAGA gaAAGGGATTCGAGCGAGGGACCAGTACCTCGTCTTGATACCTGCCTATGCTTATTGTTGTCTATTACACCGCTAGCAATTACCAACATCATTGAAGAGGAAAATGATAGCACCTCTAGTGATCAAAGAAAAGAGTCCACGGGAAAACGTTGTCAGGCCTTGGTTTCTAGCTTACAGCAACTGCATGATTATGAAGGCTTGTTGACCCCACCACTGCCGGCAATTCCGTTGGCAAACCAAGCTGCTGTTAAAGCAATGATGTTCCTTTCAGGGCTAAGTATGGGAAGTGAGTACTTTGATGGGATGAAATTGAATGGCATGCCTGTCAATTGTG CCGGGAACTTGTGGCACCTTATTGTTGAGGCTTGCATTGCTAGAAACATTTTGGATACATCTGCTTATTTATGGCCTGGATACGTAAAAGGTCAATGCAATCAAGTGCCTCGTAGCATTTCAGGCCCATTGCTTGGCTGGTCATCACTGATGAAGGGATCTCTCCTAACTCCTCCAATGGTCAGTGCATTGGTTTCAACACCCGCCTCAAG CTTAGCAGAAATAGAGAAAATATATGAGATTGCTGTCGATGGTTCCGATGAAGAAAAGATTTCTGCTGCTACTATTCTCTGTGGGGCCTCTCTTGCTCGTGGTTGGAATATACAG GAACATACCGTTCTATTCATCACTAGGTTGCTTTCACCTTGTGTTCCTTCTGATTATTGTGGAACTGAAAGCCATTTGATAAGCTATGCTCCAGTTTTGAATGTCCTTCTCATTGGTATATCATCTATCGATTGTATCCAGATCTTTTCTTTGCATGGATTG GTTCCACAGCTTGCTGGTGCATTGATGCCAATTTGTGAAGCCTTCGGTTCTTGTGCTCCCAATATATCATGGACTCTAATGTCGGAAAAGATTAATTCACATGCTGTTTTCTCGAATGCGTTCACACTTCTGCTGAAGTTGTGGAGATTTGATCAGCCACCACTTGAGCATGTCACCAGAGATGTTCCTGTGGGATCCCATCTAACTCCTGAATACCTATTGCTGGTTCGTAACTCCCAGTTGGCATGCTCTGAAGATTTGCTTAAAGGTCAAAGCAAAAGCAAGCAATTGTCTAGAACTCCGTGTCGATTACCTGAAGAACCCATATTTATGGATTCTTTTCCGAAACTAAAATGTTGGTACCGGCAAAATCAAGCATGTATTGCTTCACCTCTCTCAGGTCTCGTCCCTGGAACTCCTGTTCATCAGATTGTTGAAGCACTGCTGAACTTCATGTTTAGAAAAATAAATAGTGCTGGTCAGTCCCTTACACCAACGACCTCAGGTAGTAGTAACTCATCTGGGTCTGGCAACGAAGATATATCTCCTCATCTTAAGTTACCTGCATGGGATGTTTTGGAAGCTGTTCCATTTGTGCTTGATGCTGCTCTGACAGCCTGTGCTCACGGGCGATTGTCACCACGTGAACTAGCCACAG GTCTTAAGGATCTAGCTGACTTTCTTCCTGCGTCTTTGGCAACAATTGCAAGTTACTTTTCAGCTGAAGTGACACGGGGTCTTTGGAAGCCTGCTTTTATGAATGgaactgattggccaagtccAGCTGCAAATTTAGCAACAGTGGAACAACAGATTAAGAAAATCCTAGCTGCTACTGGTGTAGATGTACCAAGTGTCTCTGTAG GTGGAAATTCTCCAGCTATTATTCCTTTGCCCCTGGCAGTCCTTGTGAGCCTCACCATTACATATAAGCTTGAACGAGGTACTGATCGCTTTCTGAACTTGGTGGGCACAGCATTGAGTAACCTGGCTACAAGTTGTCCTTGGCCATGTATGCCTGTTATAGCTGCCCTATGGATGCAAAAGGTTAGACGTTGGAGtgattttcttgttttctctgcATCCCGAACTGTGTTCCACCACAGCAGTGATGCCGTAGTTCAATTGCTTCGGGTCTGCTTTACAGCTACACTAGGTCTAGGTACATCTTCTATAGAAAGCAATGGTGGTGTCGGTTCACTTCTTGGTCATGGGTTTGGCTCGCACTTTTCTGGTGGTATTTCTCCCGTTGCCCCTGGTATACTCTACTTGCGTGTTCATAGAGTTGTCAGAAATGTCATGTTTATGGCAGAAGAGGTCGTCACCCTTCTGATGCATTTTGTCAGAATTATTGCGGATGGTGGATTCCCCGCTGAGGAATTGGAGAAACTCAAGAAAACCAGAAATCCGATGAGTTCTCTCTCTTGTCATAACATGGAAAGTGGATTCCCTGCATTTTGTCAGGTCTCTCTTGCTGCAGCAATGACCCGTGTCAAGCTTGCAGCTTCATTGGGTGCTTCATTAGTTTGGATTACAGGTGGTTTAAGTTTGGTCCAGGCTTTGCTAAAAGAAACATTACCATCTTGGTTTATATCAGCACATAGATCAGAGCCCAACGGTGGGGTCTCAGAGGGAATGGTCGCAAGGTTAAGGGGTTATGTCCTTGCTTACTTTGCACTTCTGTCCGGAACATTTGCTTGGGGTGTGGATTCATTGTCACCCGCATCCAAATGGCGGCCAAGTATTCTTGGAGCACATCTGGAGTTTCTTGCGAGTGCACTAGATGGGAAAATAACACTTGGTTGTAACAAGGCTACATGGAGAGCATATGTTTCAGGAttcataggcttaatggtcggaTGCACACCAAAGTGGCTTTTGGAGGTGGATGTTGAGGTTTTAAAGAGGCTGAGCAAGGGATTGAAACGGCTGAACGAGGAAGTGTTAGCTTTGGCCCTTTTGGAAACTAGTGGTGTTGGTGCTATGGGCACTGCTGCTGAAATGATAATAGAAGGGGGTTTGAACTTTTGCTAG
- the LOC142179350 gene encoding mediator of RNA polymerase II transcription subunit 33A-like isoform X2, with amino-acid sequence MVQIIKSAPVKSFVGTETSWIMESINDTLHLSQIFELQGSESGKHVVGYVFMVVWQLLDASLDDEGLLELTAEKKSRWPVATQEMEISNRDGFVGKRVEHREGLCRMNTVLAIEIIGELFGDKLTSMILYLARKNMPTHWDSFMQHLQLLVSNSAALRNSKDISPEALVLLISKNLGVLSRECNTSSRQFFHAVMASGSLAFSASRRDAASTSVLWLPIDLFLEDTMDGLQVAATSSADTLTGLVKALQATNRTTWQDTFFGLWISALRLVNRERDSSEGPVPRLDTCLCLLLSITPLAITNIIEEENDSTSSDQRKESTGKRCQALVSSLQQLHDYEGLLTPPLPAIPLANQAAVKAMMFLSGLSMGSEYFDGMKLNGMPVNCAGNLWHLIVEACIARNILDTSAYLWPGYVKGQCNQVPRSISGPLLGWSSLMKGSLLTPPMVSALVSTPASSLAEIEKIYEIAVDGSDEEKISAATILCGASLARGWNIQEHTVLFITRLLSPCVPSDYCGTESHLISYAPVLNVLLIGISSIDCIQIFSLHGLVPQLAGALMPICEAFGSCAPNISWTLMSEKINSHAVFSNAFTLLLKLWRFDQPPLEHVTRDVPVGSHLTPEYLLLVRNSQLACSEDLLKGQSKSKQLSRTPCRLPEEPIFMDSFPKLKCWYRQNQACIASPLSGLVPGTPVHQIVEALLNFMFRKINSAGQSLTPTTSGSSNSSGSGNEDISPHLKLPAWDVLEAVPFVLDAALTACAHGRLSPRELATGLKDLADFLPASLATIASYFSAEVTRGLWKPAFMNGTDWPSPAANLATVEQQIKKILAATGVDVPSVSVGGNSPAIIPLPLAVLVSLTITYKLERGTDRFLNLVGTALSNLATSCPWPCMPVIAALWMQKVRRWSDFLVFSASRTVFHHSSDAVVQLLRVCFTATLGLGTSSIESNGGVGSLLGHGFGSHFSGGISPVAPGILYLRVHRVVRNVMFMAEEVVTLLMHFVRIIADGGFPAEELEKLKKTRNPMSSLSCHNMESGFPAFCQVSLAAAMTRVKLAASLGASLVWITGGLSLVQALLKETLPSWFISAHRSEPNGGVSEGMVARLRGYVLAYFALLSGTFAWGVDSLSPASKWRPSILGAHLEFLASALDGKITLGCNKATWRAYVSGFIGLMVGCTPKWLLEVDVEVLKRLSKGLKRLNEEVLALALLETSGVGAMGTAAEMIIEGGLNFC; translated from the exons ATGGTCCAAATTATCAAAA GTGCCCCTGTAAAATCCTTCGTTGGTACTGAAACTTCATG GATTATGGAGTCGATAAATGATACTCTTCATCTTTCCCAGATATTTGAACTTCAGGGATCTGAAAGTGGAAAGCATGTGGTTGGATATGTTTTCATGGTTGTATGGCAGTTACTTGATGCCTCACTTGACGATGAAGGATTGCTGGAGCTGACTGCTGAAAAGAAGTCTAGGTGGCCAGTTGCAACTCAAGAAATGGAAATCAGCAATCGTGATGGCTTTGTTGGGAAAAGAGTTGAACATCGTGAAGGATTATGTAGAATGAACACTGTGTTGGCTATTGAAATAATTGGTGAACTTTTTGGGGACAAATTGACGTCCATGATTCTTTACTTGGCACGTAAGAACAT GCCCACACATTGGGATTCTTTCATGCAGCACTTACAACTTCTAGTGTCAAATTCGGCAGCTCTAAGAAACTCCAAGGATATCTCTCCAGAGGCTTTGGTGCTATTGATATCCAAAAACCTTGGAGTCCTGTCCAGGGAATGCAACACAAGCTCACGGCAATTTTTTCACGCTGTTATGGCTTCTGGATCACTTGCATTTTCTGCTAGTCGGCGTGATGCTGCTAGTACATCAGTTCTCTGGCTACCAATTGATCTCTTTCTAGAAGATACCATGGATGGACTTCAAGTGGCAGCTACAAGTTCCGCTGACACTCTAACTG GTCTGGTGAAGGCTCTGCAGGCAACTAACCGTACAACATGGCAGGACACATTTTTTGGATTATGGATTTCAGCCCTAAGGCTTGTTAATAGA gaAAGGGATTCGAGCGAGGGACCAGTACCTCGTCTTGATACCTGCCTATGCTTATTGTTGTCTATTACACCGCTAGCAATTACCAACATCATTGAAGAGGAAAATGATAGCACCTCTAGTGATCAAAGAAAAGAGTCCACGGGAAAACGTTGTCAGGCCTTGGTTTCTAGCTTACAGCAACTGCATGATTATGAAGGCTTGTTGACCCCACCACTGCCGGCAATTCCGTTGGCAAACCAAGCTGCTGTTAAAGCAATGATGTTCCTTTCAGGGCTAAGTATGGGAAGTGAGTACTTTGATGGGATGAAATTGAATGGCATGCCTGTCAATTGTG CCGGGAACTTGTGGCACCTTATTGTTGAGGCTTGCATTGCTAGAAACATTTTGGATACATCTGCTTATTTATGGCCTGGATACGTAAAAGGTCAATGCAATCAAGTGCCTCGTAGCATTTCAGGCCCATTGCTTGGCTGGTCATCACTGATGAAGGGATCTCTCCTAACTCCTCCAATGGTCAGTGCATTGGTTTCAACACCCGCCTCAAG CTTAGCAGAAATAGAGAAAATATATGAGATTGCTGTCGATGGTTCCGATGAAGAAAAGATTTCTGCTGCTACTATTCTCTGTGGGGCCTCTCTTGCTCGTGGTTGGAATATACAG GAACATACCGTTCTATTCATCACTAGGTTGCTTTCACCTTGTGTTCCTTCTGATTATTGTGGAACTGAAAGCCATTTGATAAGCTATGCTCCAGTTTTGAATGTCCTTCTCATTGGTATATCATCTATCGATTGTATCCAGATCTTTTCTTTGCATGGATTG GTTCCACAGCTTGCTGGTGCATTGATGCCAATTTGTGAAGCCTTCGGTTCTTGTGCTCCCAATATATCATGGACTCTAATGTCGGAAAAGATTAATTCACATGCTGTTTTCTCGAATGCGTTCACACTTCTGCTGAAGTTGTGGAGATTTGATCAGCCACCACTTGAGCATGTCACCAGAGATGTTCCTGTGGGATCCCATCTAACTCCTGAATACCTATTGCTGGTTCGTAACTCCCAGTTGGCATGCTCTGAAGATTTGCTTAAAGGTCAAAGCAAAAGCAAGCAATTGTCTAGAACTCCGTGTCGATTACCTGAAGAACCCATATTTATGGATTCTTTTCCGAAACTAAAATGTTGGTACCGGCAAAATCAAGCATGTATTGCTTCACCTCTCTCAGGTCTCGTCCCTGGAACTCCTGTTCATCAGATTGTTGAAGCACTGCTGAACTTCATGTTTAGAAAAATAAATAGTGCTGGTCAGTCCCTTACACCAACGACCTCAGGTAGTAGTAACTCATCTGGGTCTGGCAACGAAGATATATCTCCTCATCTTAAGTTACCTGCATGGGATGTTTTGGAAGCTGTTCCATTTGTGCTTGATGCTGCTCTGACAGCCTGTGCTCACGGGCGATTGTCACCACGTGAACTAGCCACAG GTCTTAAGGATCTAGCTGACTTTCTTCCTGCGTCTTTGGCAACAATTGCAAGTTACTTTTCAGCTGAAGTGACACGGGGTCTTTGGAAGCCTGCTTTTATGAATGgaactgattggccaagtccAGCTGCAAATTTAGCAACAGTGGAACAACAGATTAAGAAAATCCTAGCTGCTACTGGTGTAGATGTACCAAGTGTCTCTGTAG GTGGAAATTCTCCAGCTATTATTCCTTTGCCCCTGGCAGTCCTTGTGAGCCTCACCATTACATATAAGCTTGAACGAGGTACTGATCGCTTTCTGAACTTGGTGGGCACAGCATTGAGTAACCTGGCTACAAGTTGTCCTTGGCCATGTATGCCTGTTATAGCTGCCCTATGGATGCAAAAGGTTAGACGTTGGAGtgattttcttgttttctctgcATCCCGAACTGTGTTCCACCACAGCAGTGATGCCGTAGTTCAATTGCTTCGGGTCTGCTTTACAGCTACACTAGGTCTAGGTACATCTTCTATAGAAAGCAATGGTGGTGTCGGTTCACTTCTTGGTCATGGGTTTGGCTCGCACTTTTCTGGTGGTATTTCTCCCGTTGCCCCTGGTATACTCTACTTGCGTGTTCATAGAGTTGTCAGAAATGTCATGTTTATGGCAGAAGAGGTCGTCACCCTTCTGATGCATTTTGTCAGAATTATTGCGGATGGTGGATTCCCCGCTGAGGAATTGGAGAAACTCAAGAAAACCAGAAATCCGATGAGTTCTCTCTCTTGTCATAACATGGAAAGTGGATTCCCTGCATTTTGTCAGGTCTCTCTTGCTGCAGCAATGACCCGTGTCAAGCTTGCAGCTTCATTGGGTGCTTCATTAGTTTGGATTACAGGTGGTTTAAGTTTGGTCCAGGCTTTGCTAAAAGAAACATTACCATCTTGGTTTATATCAGCACATAGATCAGAGCCCAACGGTGGGGTCTCAGAGGGAATGGTCGCAAGGTTAAGGGGTTATGTCCTTGCTTACTTTGCACTTCTGTCCGGAACATTTGCTTGGGGTGTGGATTCATTGTCACCCGCATCCAAATGGCGGCCAAGTATTCTTGGAGCACATCTGGAGTTTCTTGCGAGTGCACTAGATGGGAAAATAACACTTGGTTGTAACAAGGCTACATGGAGAGCATATGTTTCAGGAttcataggcttaatggtcggaTGCACACCAAAGTGGCTTTTGGAGGTGGATGTTGAGGTTTTAAAGAGGCTGAGCAAGGGATTGAAACGGCTGAACGAGGAAGTGTTAGCTTTGGCCCTTTTGGAAACTAGTGGTGTTGGTGCTATGGGCACTGCTGCTGAAATGATAATAGAAGGGGGTTTGAACTTTTGCTAG
- the LOC142179350 gene encoding mediator of RNA polymerase II transcription subunit 33A-like isoform X3: MQHLQLLVSNSAALRNSKDISPEALVLLISKNLGVLSRECNTSSRQFFHAVMASGSLAFSASRRDAASTSVLWLPIDLFLEDTMDGLQVAATSSADTLTGLVKALQATNRTTWQDTFFGLWISALRLVNRERDSSEGPVPRLDTCLCLLLSITPLAITNIIEEENDSTSSDQRKESTGKRCQALVSSLQQLHDYEGLLTPPLPAIPLANQAAVKAMMFLSGLSMGSEYFDGMKLNGMPVNCAGNLWHLIVEACIARNILDTSAYLWPGYVKGQCNQVPRSISGPLLGWSSLMKGSLLTPPMVSALVSTPASSLAEIEKIYEIAVDGSDEEKISAATILCGASLARGWNIQEHTVLFITRLLSPCVPSDYCGTESHLISYAPVLNVLLIGISSIDCIQIFSLHGLVPQLAGALMPICEAFGSCAPNISWTLMSEKINSHAVFSNAFTLLLKLWRFDQPPLEHVTRDVPVGSHLTPEYLLLVRNSQLACSEDLLKGQSKSKQLSRTPCRLPEEPIFMDSFPKLKCWYRQNQACIASPLSGLVPGTPVHQIVEALLNFMFRKINSAGQSLTPTTSGSSNSSGSGNEDISPHLKLPAWDVLEAVPFVLDAALTACAHGRLSPRELATGLKDLADFLPASLATIASYFSAEVTRGLWKPAFMNGTDWPSPAANLATVEQQIKKILAATGVDVPSVSVGGNSPAIIPLPLAVLVSLTITYKLERGTDRFLNLVGTALSNLATSCPWPCMPVIAALWMQKVRRWSDFLVFSASRTVFHHSSDAVVQLLRVCFTATLGLGTSSIESNGGVGSLLGHGFGSHFSGGISPVAPGILYLRVHRVVRNVMFMAEEVVTLLMHFVRIIADGGFPAEELEKLKKTRNPMSSLSCHNMESGFPAFCQVSLAAAMTRVKLAASLGASLVWITGGLSLVQALLKETLPSWFISAHRSEPNGGVSEGMVARLRGYVLAYFALLSGTFAWGVDSLSPASKWRPSILGAHLEFLASALDGKITLGCNKATWRAYVSGFIGLMVGCTPKWLLEVDVEVLKRLSKGLKRLNEEVLALALLETSGVGAMGTAAEMIIEGGLNFC; this comes from the exons ATGCAGCACTTACAACTTCTAGTGTCAAATTCGGCAGCTCTAAGAAACTCCAAGGATATCTCTCCAGAGGCTTTGGTGCTATTGATATCCAAAAACCTTGGAGTCCTGTCCAGGGAATGCAACACAAGCTCACGGCAATTTTTTCACGCTGTTATGGCTTCTGGATCACTTGCATTTTCTGCTAGTCGGCGTGATGCTGCTAGTACATCAGTTCTCTGGCTACCAATTGATCTCTTTCTAGAAGATACCATGGATGGACTTCAAGTGGCAGCTACAAGTTCCGCTGACACTCTAACTG GTCTGGTGAAGGCTCTGCAGGCAACTAACCGTACAACATGGCAGGACACATTTTTTGGATTATGGATTTCAGCCCTAAGGCTTGTTAATAGA gaAAGGGATTCGAGCGAGGGACCAGTACCTCGTCTTGATACCTGCCTATGCTTATTGTTGTCTATTACACCGCTAGCAATTACCAACATCATTGAAGAGGAAAATGATAGCACCTCTAGTGATCAAAGAAAAGAGTCCACGGGAAAACGTTGTCAGGCCTTGGTTTCTAGCTTACAGCAACTGCATGATTATGAAGGCTTGTTGACCCCACCACTGCCGGCAATTCCGTTGGCAAACCAAGCTGCTGTTAAAGCAATGATGTTCCTTTCAGGGCTAAGTATGGGAAGTGAGTACTTTGATGGGATGAAATTGAATGGCATGCCTGTCAATTGTG CCGGGAACTTGTGGCACCTTATTGTTGAGGCTTGCATTGCTAGAAACATTTTGGATACATCTGCTTATTTATGGCCTGGATACGTAAAAGGTCAATGCAATCAAGTGCCTCGTAGCATTTCAGGCCCATTGCTTGGCTGGTCATCACTGATGAAGGGATCTCTCCTAACTCCTCCAATGGTCAGTGCATTGGTTTCAACACCCGCCTCAAG CTTAGCAGAAATAGAGAAAATATATGAGATTGCTGTCGATGGTTCCGATGAAGAAAAGATTTCTGCTGCTACTATTCTCTGTGGGGCCTCTCTTGCTCGTGGTTGGAATATACAG GAACATACCGTTCTATTCATCACTAGGTTGCTTTCACCTTGTGTTCCTTCTGATTATTGTGGAACTGAAAGCCATTTGATAAGCTATGCTCCAGTTTTGAATGTCCTTCTCATTGGTATATCATCTATCGATTGTATCCAGATCTTTTCTTTGCATGGATTG GTTCCACAGCTTGCTGGTGCATTGATGCCAATTTGTGAAGCCTTCGGTTCTTGTGCTCCCAATATATCATGGACTCTAATGTCGGAAAAGATTAATTCACATGCTGTTTTCTCGAATGCGTTCACACTTCTGCTGAAGTTGTGGAGATTTGATCAGCCACCACTTGAGCATGTCACCAGAGATGTTCCTGTGGGATCCCATCTAACTCCTGAATACCTATTGCTGGTTCGTAACTCCCAGTTGGCATGCTCTGAAGATTTGCTTAAAGGTCAAAGCAAAAGCAAGCAATTGTCTAGAACTCCGTGTCGATTACCTGAAGAACCCATATTTATGGATTCTTTTCCGAAACTAAAATGTTGGTACCGGCAAAATCAAGCATGTATTGCTTCACCTCTCTCAGGTCTCGTCCCTGGAACTCCTGTTCATCAGATTGTTGAAGCACTGCTGAACTTCATGTTTAGAAAAATAAATAGTGCTGGTCAGTCCCTTACACCAACGACCTCAGGTAGTAGTAACTCATCTGGGTCTGGCAACGAAGATATATCTCCTCATCTTAAGTTACCTGCATGGGATGTTTTGGAAGCTGTTCCATTTGTGCTTGATGCTGCTCTGACAGCCTGTGCTCACGGGCGATTGTCACCACGTGAACTAGCCACAG GTCTTAAGGATCTAGCTGACTTTCTTCCTGCGTCTTTGGCAACAATTGCAAGTTACTTTTCAGCTGAAGTGACACGGGGTCTTTGGAAGCCTGCTTTTATGAATGgaactgattggccaagtccAGCTGCAAATTTAGCAACAGTGGAACAACAGATTAAGAAAATCCTAGCTGCTACTGGTGTAGATGTACCAAGTGTCTCTGTAG GTGGAAATTCTCCAGCTATTATTCCTTTGCCCCTGGCAGTCCTTGTGAGCCTCACCATTACATATAAGCTTGAACGAGGTACTGATCGCTTTCTGAACTTGGTGGGCACAGCATTGAGTAACCTGGCTACAAGTTGTCCTTGGCCATGTATGCCTGTTATAGCTGCCCTATGGATGCAAAAGGTTAGACGTTGGAGtgattttcttgttttctctgcATCCCGAACTGTGTTCCACCACAGCAGTGATGCCGTAGTTCAATTGCTTCGGGTCTGCTTTACAGCTACACTAGGTCTAGGTACATCTTCTATAGAAAGCAATGGTGGTGTCGGTTCACTTCTTGGTCATGGGTTTGGCTCGCACTTTTCTGGTGGTATTTCTCCCGTTGCCCCTGGTATACTCTACTTGCGTGTTCATAGAGTTGTCAGAAATGTCATGTTTATGGCAGAAGAGGTCGTCACCCTTCTGATGCATTTTGTCAGAATTATTGCGGATGGTGGATTCCCCGCTGAGGAATTGGAGAAACTCAAGAAAACCAGAAATCCGATGAGTTCTCTCTCTTGTCATAACATGGAAAGTGGATTCCCTGCATTTTGTCAGGTCTCTCTTGCTGCAGCAATGACCCGTGTCAAGCTTGCAGCTTCATTGGGTGCTTCATTAGTTTGGATTACAGGTGGTTTAAGTTTGGTCCAGGCTTTGCTAAAAGAAACATTACCATCTTGGTTTATATCAGCACATAGATCAGAGCCCAACGGTGGGGTCTCAGAGGGAATGGTCGCAAGGTTAAGGGGTTATGTCCTTGCTTACTTTGCACTTCTGTCCGGAACATTTGCTTGGGGTGTGGATTCATTGTCACCCGCATCCAAATGGCGGCCAAGTATTCTTGGAGCACATCTGGAGTTTCTTGCGAGTGCACTAGATGGGAAAATAACACTTGGTTGTAACAAGGCTACATGGAGAGCATATGTTTCAGGAttcataggcttaatggtcggaTGCACACCAAAGTGGCTTTTGGAGGTGGATGTTGAGGTTTTAAAGAGGCTGAGCAAGGGATTGAAACGGCTGAACGAGGAAGTGTTAGCTTTGGCCCTTTTGGAAACTAGTGGTGTTGGTGCTATGGGCACTGCTGCTGAAATGATAATAGAAGGGGGTTTGAACTTTTGCTAG